In Helianthus annuus cultivar XRQ/B chromosome 3, HanXRQr2.0-SUNRISE, whole genome shotgun sequence, a single window of DNA contains:
- the LOC110930664 gene encoding phylloplanin translates to MAMKFTILVSILVLVLIAAQADEAQGLRPITVAVNISGIVTCSVNGSANAPPFANALVELSCGGNVIASAVTNAQGVFNITVNPLRVTLNNLLSSCRVIVATPLSNCNATLPTAGTLQSALQVAGTFIRGILNNVNLVPIRFRIVV, encoded by the exons ATGGCAATGAAATTTACCATCTTAGTCTCCATTTTGGTCCTTGTTTTAATAGCAGCACAAGCCGACGAAGCTCAAGGCCTCCGACCTATTACTGTTGCGGTTAACATCAGCGGCATTGTAACTTGTTCTGTGAATGGCAGTGCTAATGCCCCTCCCTTCGCAA ATGCTCTAGTCGAATTATCTTGTGGCGGAAATGTGATAGCCTCAGCCGTAACAAATGCGCAGGGAGTATTCAACATCACTGTCAATCCACTTCGAGTTACTCTCAACAACCTTTTATCATCCTGTAGGGTTATTGTTGCTACACCACTCTCGAATTGTAACGCGACCCTACCTACAGCTGGAACTCTTCAATCAGCGCTACAAGTCGCGGGGACCTTCATTCGTGGGATACTCAACAATGTGAATTTAGTCCCAATACGATTTCGAATTGTTGTTTGA
- the LOC110930668 gene encoding phylloplanin-like gives MAMKFTILVSILVLVLIAAQADEAQGLGTITAAVNISGIVTCSVNGSANAPPFANALVELSCGGNVIASAVTNAQGVFNITVNPLRVTLTNLLSSCRIIVATPLSNCNATVTPCVLYFLFIACLTRVANFGSFVSLYSFLLVLVVNSRF, from the exons ATGGCAATGAAATTTACCATCTTAGTCTCCATTTTGGTCCTTGTTTTAATAGCAGCACAAGCTGACGAAGCTCAAGGCCTCGGAACTATTACTGCTGCGGTTAACATCAGCGGCATTGTAACTTGTTCTGTGAATGGCAGTGCTAATGCCCCTCCCTTCGCAA ATGCTCTAGTCGAATTATCTTGTGGCGGAAATGTGATAGCCTCAGCCGTAACAAATGCGCAGGGAGTATTCAACATCACTGTCAATCCACTTCGAGTTACTCTCACCAACCTTTTATCATCCTGTAGGATTATTGTTGCTACACCACTCTCGAATTGTAACGcgactgtaacgccctgtgttttgtactttctatttatagcttgtcttactcgtgttgctaattttggaagctttgtatcattgtactcgttccttctagtactcgttgtaaactcgagattttga